Proteins encoded together in one Deinococcus multiflagellatus window:
- a CDS encoding acylphosphatase codes for MRLTALISGTVQGVGYRRYVQRHARDLNLAGSAENLSDGRVEVVAEGPQPELDRLLHWLRRGPPHARVTDVQTQYSEATGLQDFHLY; via the coding sequence ATGCGCCTGACTGCTCTCATTTCTGGCACTGTGCAGGGCGTCGGCTACCGGCGCTACGTGCAGCGCCACGCCCGCGACCTGAATCTGGCGGGCTCTGCCGAAAACCTCAGCGACGGCCGGGTGGAGGTGGTGGCCGAGGGCCCGCAGCCCGAGCTGGACCGCCTGCTGCACTGGCTGCGCCGGGGCCCGCCCCATGCCCGCGTGACCGATGTTCAAACGCAGTACAGCGAGGCCACCGGCCTGCAGGATTTCCACCTGTACTGA
- a CDS encoding AAA family ATPase: protein MSHLYYLVGPPGAGKRTVGLALARRTGAALLDNHLFNDPIFRAYGADGVSPLPDELFDLAETVRQAGLAALRLAPRHLSHILTNHLSGGERGQEVVAELRTLAAERGAAFVPVWLECPQPELEARMGRPERTERLKLRDPGLLRALLERGGTLPPPPDALVLNTAELAPDEAAQRIVAFTRVGV, encoded by the coding sequence ATGAGTCACCTGTATTACCTCGTGGGGCCCCCGGGCGCCGGCAAGCGCACCGTGGGGCTGGCCCTGGCGCGGCGCACCGGGGCCGCGCTGCTGGACAACCACCTGTTCAACGATCCCATTTTCCGGGCCTACGGCGCCGACGGGGTAAGCCCCCTGCCCGACGAACTGTTCGACCTCGCCGAGACGGTGCGGCAGGCCGGGCTGGCCGCGCTGCGGCTGGCGCCGCGCCACCTCTCGCACATCCTGACCAACCACCTGAGCGGCGGCGAGCGCGGGCAAGAGGTGGTGGCCGAACTGCGCACCCTGGCCGCCGAACGGGGCGCGGCCTTTGTGCCGGTGTGGCTGGAGTGCCCACAACCCGAACTGGAAGCCCGCATGGGCCGCCCCGAGCGCACCGAGCGCCTGAAGCTGCGCGACCCGGGCCTCCTGCGCGCGCTGCTGGAGCGAGGCGGCACCCTGCCGCCGCCCCCCGACGCCCTGGTGTTGAACACCGCCGAGCTGGCCCCCGACGAGGCCGCCCAGCGGATTGTCGCCTTTACGCGGGTGGGGGTGTGA
- a CDS encoding serine hydrolase domain-containing protein: protein MRPLFLLAATALCGAAQASPPALSPQSLARAAAYSATHRGDALLAVQGAREVWAQGQNGFALNAPHVLASGSKTFGCALAVALQDAGVLRLDERVADTLTEWSTDARRGITVRQLLNFTSGLPGNVGRPVPTLNLDLSAEARRAPLQAAPGTQFSYGNAHLAVFAELVRRKTGHEPEAELQRRVLDALDIHPVWARDRAGQADLAGGARLDARSWARFGELLLRGGRWQGRAVLSAAGLQACQQGSAALNIYGLTLWLNLPAAGTLDAGDTVPVAALGLKGERLMPSQPTNVVMAAGLGNQRLYLLPDHDAVVVRFGRGGEWSDDAFLQLLTAQP, encoded by the coding sequence ATGCGCCCCCTGTTCCTGCTGGCGGCCACGGCCCTGTGCGGGGCGGCCCAGGCCAGCCCTCCGGCCCTCAGCCCGCAGAGCCTGGCGCGGGCCGCCGCCTACTCGGCCACGCACCGGGGCGACGCCCTGCTGGCGGTCCAGGGGGCGCGCGAGGTCTGGGCGCAGGGCCAGAATGGCTTTGCACTGAACGCGCCCCATGTCCTGGCCAGCGGCAGCAAGACCTTTGGCTGCGCGCTGGCCGTGGCCCTGCAAGATGCCGGTGTGCTGCGCCTGGACGAGCGGGTGGCGGACACTCTGACCGAGTGGAGCACGGACGCCCGGCGCGGGATCACGGTGCGCCAGCTGCTGAATTTCACCAGTGGCCTGCCCGGCAACGTGGGCCGTCCGGTGCCCACGCTGAACCTGGACCTCAGCGCCGAGGCCCGGCGCGCGCCCCTGCAGGCGGCGCCCGGCACACAGTTCAGTTATGGCAACGCCCATCTGGCGGTGTTTGCCGAACTGGTGCGCCGCAAAACCGGCCACGAGCCCGAAGCAGAGTTGCAGCGCCGGGTGCTGGACGCCCTGGACATTCACCCTGTCTGGGCCCGTGACCGCGCTGGACAGGCCGATCTGGCCGGCGGAGCGCGGCTGGACGCCCGGTCGTGGGCCCGTTTTGGCGAACTGCTGCTGCGCGGGGGCCGCTGGCAGGGGCGCGCCGTCCTCAGCGCGGCCGGTCTGCAGGCGTGCCAGCAGGGCAGCGCCGCCCTGAACATCTACGGCCTGACCCTGTGGCTGAACCTGCCTGCCGCCGGCACCCTGGACGCCGGCGACACAGTGCCGGTGGCGGCGCTGGGCCTGAAGGGCGAACGCCTGATGCCCTCGCAGCCCACGAACGTGGTGATGGCGGCGGGCCTGGGCAACCAGCGCCTGTACCTGCTGCCCGACCATGACGCCGTGGTGGTGCGCTTTGGACGTGGCGGCGAGTGGAGCGATGACGCGTTCTTGCAGCTGCTCACCGCGCAGCCCTAG
- a CDS encoding OsmC family protein, translating to MAEIARKASAHWEGDLRSGKGTVSTGSGVLDGAQYSFGTRFENGKGTNPEELLAAAHAGCFTMQLSALLANHGHTIEALDTQATCEMVKEAGGFKVSTMRLTVRGKITGSDQADFEAHVRDAAEKCPLSRVMAGNVEIVHEAILDES from the coding sequence ATGGCAGAGATTGCACGGAAGGCTTCGGCCCACTGGGAAGGCGACCTGAGAAGCGGCAAGGGCACGGTCAGTACCGGCAGCGGCGTGCTGGACGGCGCGCAGTACTCTTTTGGCACGCGGTTCGAGAACGGCAAGGGCACCAACCCCGAAGAGCTGCTGGCGGCGGCGCACGCGGGCTGCTTCACCATGCAGCTGTCTGCCCTGCTGGCGAACCACGGCCACACCATCGAGGCGCTGGACACCCAGGCCACCTGCGAGATGGTGAAAGAGGCTGGGGGCTTCAAGGTCAGCACCATGCGCCTGACGGTGCGCGGCAAGATCACCGGCAGCGATCAGGCCGACTTTGAGGCCCACGTGCGCGACGCCGCCGAAAAGTGCCCCCTGAGCCGCGTGATGGCGGGCAACGTGGAGATCGTCCACGAAGCGATTCTGGACGAAAGCTGA
- a CDS encoding S9 family peptidase yields the protein MPTPPSAPRKPTRHLQHGHERPDDYHWLKTQGKTDPEVLAYLRAENEYLAGVLSPLQAEQQAIYQDLLSHVQERDEQPEVVRGAHAYFTRTEEGQAHPLYLRRPLGGGEPQVLLDLNALKAEEDLANVWVYATAPSPDGRFWAYLLDTTGQEVFELRVLDTQTGKLAHPPLRGLNGWVLAWSSDGRALYYATDDATQRSYRLWRHLLGQPQAGDTLLVQEDDPTFRLGAHVSENGQTLLIRSASNRAQAWWVLPAHDTQGLPARLLARERGTEVPVLTDGGDHWLALTNHGGADEFKLVRWPKREDGAPLAWADAADVLPYDEGRHLQNLHLFQDHLLLAGREDGFTALWVLRREAGGYGPAQRVPFPEASVTVGIGPNYVYDRPTARITHTSLTRPLEHLDLNLETLETTLVKATPVPHYDPALYVSEQVWATAPDGERIPVSLLRRRDTPLPAPTLLYGYGSYGYSINPTFVAGRLPLVDRGWVWAIAHIRGGAERGRRWYDGGRLGHKMNTFTDFIAAGEALRDQGVARELVAMGRSAGGLLMGSVVNLRPDLWTAASVGVPFVDVLSTMLDDTIPLTTAEYDEWGNPNRPEDYAVMAAYSPYDNLKAGRYPHLFVSTGLNDPRVAYWEPAKYAARVRTLAAPGSGVVVLKTIMGAGHGGSSSRYEALNELAEEYAFLQAAVQGRLDSGLGAGPLD from the coding sequence ATGCCCACTCCGCCGAGCGCGCCCCGCAAGCCCACGCGTCACCTTCAGCACGGCCACGAGCGCCCGGACGACTACCACTGGCTGAAAACCCAGGGCAAGACGGACCCCGAGGTGCTGGCCTACCTGAGGGCCGAGAACGAGTATCTGGCCGGGGTGCTCTCGCCGCTCCAGGCCGAGCAGCAGGCCATTTACCAGGACCTCCTCTCGCACGTTCAGGAGCGCGACGAACAGCCCGAGGTGGTGCGCGGCGCCCACGCTTATTTCACCCGCACCGAGGAGGGGCAGGCCCATCCCCTCTACCTGCGCCGGCCCCTGGGCGGGGGCGAGCCCCAGGTGCTGCTGGACCTGAATGCCCTAAAGGCCGAAGAGGACCTGGCCAACGTGTGGGTGTACGCCACCGCGCCCAGCCCCGACGGCCGGTTCTGGGCCTACCTGCTGGACACCACCGGCCAGGAGGTGTTTGAACTGCGGGTGCTGGACACCCAGACGGGCAAGCTGGCGCACCCGCCCCTGCGCGGCCTGAACGGCTGGGTGCTGGCCTGGAGCAGTGACGGCCGCGCGCTCTACTACGCCACCGACGACGCCACCCAGCGTTCATACCGCCTCTGGCGCCACCTGCTGGGCCAGCCTCAGGCCGGGGACACCCTGCTGGTGCAGGAGGACGACCCCACCTTCCGGCTGGGCGCCCACGTCAGCGAGAACGGGCAGACCCTGCTGATCCGCAGCGCCAGCAACCGCGCCCAGGCGTGGTGGGTGCTGCCTGCCCACGACACCCAGGGTCTGCCCGCGCGGCTGCTGGCCCGCGAGCGCGGCACCGAGGTTCCGGTGCTGACCGACGGCGGCGACCACTGGCTGGCCCTGACCAACCACGGCGGGGCCGACGAATTCAAGCTGGTGCGCTGGCCCAAGCGAGAGGACGGTGCGCCCCTGGCCTGGGCCGACGCCGCCGACGTGCTGCCCTACGACGAAGGGCGTCACCTGCAGAATCTCCATCTGTTCCAGGATCATCTGCTGCTGGCCGGGCGCGAGGACGGCTTCACGGCGCTGTGGGTCCTGCGCCGCGAGGCGGGCGGCTACGGCCCCGCCCAGCGCGTGCCCTTTCCCGAGGCCAGCGTGACCGTGGGCATCGGCCCGAACTACGTCTACGACCGCCCCACGGCCCGTATCACCCACACCAGCCTGACCCGGCCGCTGGAACACCTGGACCTGAACCTGGAGACGCTCGAAACCACCCTGGTCAAGGCCACCCCGGTGCCGCACTACGACCCGGCCCTGTACGTCAGCGAGCAGGTGTGGGCCACGGCGCCAGACGGCGAGCGCATTCCGGTCAGCCTGCTGCGCCGCCGCGACACGCCGCTGCCCGCCCCCACGCTGCTCTACGGGTACGGCAGCTACGGCTACAGCATCAATCCCACCTTCGTGGCGGGGCGCCTGCCGCTGGTGGACCGGGGCTGGGTGTGGGCCATCGCGCACATCCGGGGCGGCGCGGAGCGGGGCCGCCGCTGGTACGACGGGGGCCGCCTGGGCCACAAGATGAACACCTTTACGGACTTCATCGCGGCGGGCGAGGCGCTGCGTGACCAAGGGGTGGCGCGCGAACTGGTGGCGATGGGCCGCAGCGCCGGCGGCCTGCTGATGGGCAGCGTGGTCAACCTGCGCCCGGACCTGTGGACGGCGGCCTCGGTGGGCGTGCCGTTCGTGGACGTGCTGAGCACCATGCTGGACGACACCATTCCCCTCACCACCGCCGAATACGACGAGTGGGGCAACCCCAACCGCCCCGAGGACTACGCGGTCATGGCGGCGTACAGCCCCTACGACAACCTGAAAGCAGGGCGCTACCCCCACCTGTTCGTCAGCACCGGCCTGAACGATCCCCGGGTGGCCTACTGGGAACCGGCCAAGTACGCGGCGCGCGTGCGGACCCTGGCGGCGCCCGGGAGCGGCGTGGTGGTCCTGAAAACCATCATGGGGGCTGGGCACGGCGGCTCCAGCAGCCGCTACGAGGCGCTGAACGAACTGGCCGAGGAATACGCTTTCCTGCAAGCGGCGGTGCAGGGCCGGCTGGACAGCGGCCTGGGTGCGGGGCCACTGGACTGA
- a CDS encoding alpha/beta hydrolase, giving the protein MQSQSWTVPGAPVEGYVWPAPQARAAVLLAHGFGEYAGRYVERYHALIPTLVGAGFTVYAYDQRGHGRSAGRRAVVDLFALVEDHLKAREALRSLSGPLFLLGHSMGGLVTAASVARDPRGVSGVVLTSPALLVGENERPWLKRLAPLVARVAPGLKTTALPTGGLSRLAEEVSAYEADETMYHGHVPALTGASMLRLSGSLWPHYPRWTVPTLVVHGSEDQLTDPRGSQRFLEALGAQDKTFHHVQGGYHELLNDEPREEIRRLIVDWLQARV; this is encoded by the coding sequence ATGCAAAGTCAGAGCTGGACGGTGCCCGGGGCGCCCGTCGAAGGGTATGTGTGGCCTGCACCCCAGGCCCGGGCGGCGGTGCTGCTGGCCCACGGGTTTGGGGAGTATGCCGGGCGGTACGTGGAGCGCTACCACGCCCTGATCCCCACCCTGGTTGGGGCCGGGTTCACGGTGTATGCCTACGACCAGCGCGGCCACGGGCGCTCGGCCGGGCGGCGGGCCGTGGTGGACCTCTTTGCGCTCGTCGAGGACCACCTGAAGGCCAGAGAAGCGCTGCGCAGCCTGTCCGGGCCGCTGTTTTTGCTGGGGCACTCCATGGGCGGGCTGGTCACGGCCGCCAGCGTGGCGCGTGACCCCCGGGGCGTCAGCGGCGTGGTGTTGACCAGTCCGGCCCTGCTGGTGGGCGAAAACGAGCGGCCCTGGCTCAAGCGGCTGGCCCCACTGGTGGCGCGCGTGGCCCCGGGCCTGAAAACCACCGCGCTGCCCACGGGGGGCCTGTCGCGGCTGGCCGAGGAAGTCAGCGCCTACGAGGCCGACGAAACCATGTACCACGGCCACGTGCCGGCCCTGACCGGCGCGAGCATGCTGCGCCTGAGCGGCAGCCTGTGGCCGCACTATCCGCGCTGGACGGTGCCCACGCTGGTGGTGCACGGCAGCGAGGACCAGTTGACGGACCCCCGGGGCAGCCAGCGCTTCCTGGAGGCGCTGGGGGCGCAGGACAAGACCTTCCACCATGTGCAGGGCGGGTACCACGAACTGCTCAACGACGAGCCCCGCGAGGAGATCCGCCGGTTGATCGTGGACTGGTTGCAGGCCCGGGTGTAG
- a CDS encoding M12 family metallopeptidase — MPRSTPVLLLSLFLAACSTAPLTAPEARTTPNTHPATLIMPDGSRQQVTGFEQDGYLMLEEDIILAPLGQLSPQGTYVVDTRYRWTARTIPYTFASNVPQAIRDRVAAAAANIRSTTNVVVTPRTNQSNYVEITYNTGTSCASSLGMVGGRQTITLADRCTTGSIIHEFGHAMGLFHEQTRPDRDSYVQIQWQNIPADWQSQYQIRSGSKGYGAYDFDSIMHYPAYFDGKLAIKPLNSSIDLNRMGQRNGFSTIDKNTINFMYPR; from the coding sequence ATGCCAAGATCCACGCCGGTTCTGCTGCTGTCCCTTTTCCTTGCCGCCTGCTCCACAGCGCCCCTGACCGCGCCTGAGGCCCGGACCACCCCGAACACCCACCCGGCCACGCTGATCATGCCGGACGGCAGCCGTCAGCAGGTCACCGGCTTCGAGCAAGACGGCTACCTGATGCTCGAAGAAGACATCATCCTGGCGCCGCTGGGCCAGCTCTCGCCCCAGGGCACCTACGTGGTGGACACCCGCTACCGCTGGACCGCCCGCACCATTCCCTACACCTTTGCCAGCAACGTGCCCCAGGCCATCCGTGACCGCGTGGCGGCGGCGGCGGCCAACATCCGCAGCACCACCAACGTGGTGGTCACGCCGCGCACGAACCAGAGCAACTACGTGGAAATCACGTACAACACCGGCACCTCCTGCGCGTCCAGCCTGGGGATGGTGGGCGGGCGCCAGACCATCACCCTGGCTGACCGCTGCACCACCGGTTCGATCATCCACGAGTTCGGGCACGCCATGGGCCTGTTCCACGAGCAGACCCGCCCCGACCGCGACAGCTACGTGCAGATTCAGTGGCAGAACATCCCCGCCGACTGGCAGAGCCAGTACCAGATCCGCAGCGGCTCGAAGGGTTACGGCGCCTACGACTTCGACTCGATCATGCACTACCCCGCCTACTTTGACGGCAAGCTGGCGATCAAGCCGCTGAACAGCAGCATTGACCTGAACCGCATGGGCCAGCGCAACGGCTTTTCCACCATTGACAAGAACACCATCAACTTCATGTACCCCCGCTGA
- the crtI gene encoding phytoene desaturase family protein, producing the protein MTPTTLSPTHPRRKTAVIIGAGFGGLSLGIRLQSLGFDTTILERLDGPGGRAYQKRTPDGYVFDMGPTVITVPHFIEELFALERGAAGLTTPDYPAQVLAPNARIKAGDSGGPRTRDYVKLVPILPFYRIYFDDGTFFDYDGDPENTRRQILALAPDDLAGYERFHADAQAIFERGFLELGYTHFGDMGSMWRVVPDLLKLDAVRTLFSFTSKYFASPKLRQVFSFETLLVGGNPLSVPAIYAMIHFVEKTWGIHYVMGGTGALVRAFVQKFEELGGQIRYGAGVDELLVTDDRGRPVRRPLGRRVARGVRLESGEALHADLVVSNGDWANTYLKRVPAPARLVNSDLRVKAARQSMSLVVIYFGFRKDGEDLGLRHHNIILGPRYEALLTEIFGRKVLGQDFSQYLHVPTLTDPSLAPEGHHAAYTLIPVPHNGSGLDWSVEGPRLVDRVLTFLDERGYIPGLRGRLTHQEFITPDYFEGTLDSYLGNAFGPEPRLTQSAFFRPHNRSEDVKNLYLVGAGAQPGGGTPSVMMSAKMTARLIAQDFGLHPDLLGEGVKSAAD; encoded by the coding sequence ATGACCCCCACCACCCTCTCCCCCACCCACCCCCGGCGCAAAACAGCCGTGATTATCGGCGCTGGCTTCGGCGGCCTGAGCCTGGGCATTCGCTTGCAAAGCCTGGGCTTTGACACCACCATTCTGGAGCGCCTGGACGGCCCCGGAGGCCGCGCCTACCAGAAGCGCACGCCGGACGGTTACGTGTTCGACATGGGCCCCACCGTGATCACCGTGCCGCACTTTATCGAGGAACTGTTTGCCCTGGAACGCGGCGCCGCCGGGCTGACCACCCCCGATTACCCGGCGCAGGTGCTGGCCCCGAACGCGCGGATCAAGGCAGGCGACAGCGGCGGCCCCCGCACCCGCGACTACGTGAAGCTGGTGCCCATCCTGCCCTTTTACCGCATTTACTTCGACGACGGCACGTTCTTTGACTATGACGGCGACCCCGAAAACACCCGGCGCCAGATTCTGGCCCTGGCCCCGGACGATCTGGCCGGCTACGAGCGCTTCCACGCCGACGCCCAGGCCATTTTCGAGCGCGGGTTCCTGGAACTGGGCTACACCCACTTTGGCGACATGGGCAGCATGTGGCGGGTGGTTCCGGACCTGCTGAAACTCGACGCCGTGCGCACGCTGTTTTCCTTTACCAGCAAGTATTTTGCCAGCCCCAAGCTGCGGCAGGTGTTCTCCTTTGAAACGCTGCTGGTGGGCGGCAACCCGCTGTCGGTGCCGGCCATCTACGCCATGATTCACTTTGTCGAGAAAACCTGGGGCATTCACTATGTGATGGGCGGCACGGGCGCGCTGGTGCGGGCCTTTGTGCAGAAGTTCGAGGAACTGGGCGGGCAGATTCGCTACGGGGCCGGGGTGGACGAACTGCTGGTCACCGATGACCGGGGCCGCCCGGTGCGCCGCCCCCTGGGCCGCCGCGTGGCGCGCGGGGTGCGCCTGGAGAGCGGCGAGGCGCTGCACGCCGATCTGGTGGTCAGCAACGGCGACTGGGCCAACACCTACCTCAAGCGGGTGCCGGCGCCTGCGCGGCTGGTGAACAGCGACCTGCGCGTCAAGGCCGCCCGCCAGAGCATGAGCCTCGTGGTGATCTACTTTGGCTTTCGCAAGGACGGCGAGGACCTGGGGCTGCGCCACCACAACATCATCCTGGGGCCACGCTACGAGGCCCTGCTGACCGAGATTTTCGGCCGCAAGGTGCTGGGCCAGGACTTCAGCCAGTACCTGCATGTACCCACCCTGACCGACCCCTCGCTGGCGCCCGAAGGCCACCACGCCGCCTACACCCTGATTCCGGTGCCCCACAACGGCAGCGGCCTTGACTGGTCGGTGGAAGGCCCCCGGCTGGTGGACCGGGTGCTGACCTTTCTGGATGAACGCGGCTACATCCCGGGCCTGCGCGGGCGCCTGACGCACCAGGAGTTCATTACGCCTGACTATTTTGAGGGCACGCTTGACAGTTACCTGGGCAACGCGTTTGGCCCGGAACCGCGCCTGACCCAGAGTGCCTTTTTCCGCCCGCACAACCGCAGCGAGGACGTGAAGAACCTGTACCTCGTGGGCGCGGGCGCGCAGCCGGGCGGCGGGACCCCCAGCGTGATGATGTCGGCCAAGATGACGGCCCGCCTGATTGCCCAGGACTTTGGCCTGCACCCCGATCTGCTGGGCGAGGGCGTGAAAAGCGCCGCCGACTGA
- a CDS encoding phytoene/squalene synthase family protein has translation MTRTHSKTFYLGSRFFPAQQRRAVWAVYAACRDGDDIVDEASGEAARAGLDAWWARMQAAFAGQPGPHPIDTALAWAAQTYPIPLSAFAELHEGLRMDLEAREYRDMADLTLYCRRVAGVVGFMIAPISGYEGGERTLDHALKLGQAMQLTNILRDVGEDLTRGRVYLPAGLLAEYGVSRADLERGEVTPEYRALMRHLSTLARTWYAEGRAGIPCLNGRARLAVAAAARAYEGILDDLARGDFDNFGRRAHVSGTRKLLLLPRAWWELRAAPAPLS, from the coding sequence ATGACGCGCACGCACAGCAAAACCTTTTACCTGGGCTCGCGCTTTTTTCCGGCCCAGCAGCGCCGGGCGGTGTGGGCGGTGTACGCCGCCTGCCGCGACGGCGACGACATTGTGGACGAGGCCAGCGGCGAGGCGGCGCGCGCCGGCCTGGACGCGTGGTGGGCGCGCATGCAGGCGGCCTTTGCCGGGCAGCCGGGGCCCCACCCCATAGACACCGCCCTGGCCTGGGCCGCGCAGACCTACCCCATTCCGCTCTCGGCCTTTGCCGAGCTGCATGAGGGCCTGCGCATGGACCTGGAGGCACGCGAGTACCGCGACATGGCCGACCTGACCCTGTACTGCCGCCGGGTGGCGGGGGTGGTGGGCTTTATGATCGCGCCCATCAGCGGCTATGAGGGCGGCGAGCGCACCCTAGACCACGCCCTGAAGCTGGGTCAGGCCATGCAGCTGACCAACATCCTGCGCGATGTGGGCGAGGACCTCACCCGGGGCCGGGTGTACCTGCCCGCCGGGCTGCTGGCCGAGTACGGCGTGAGCCGCGCCGACCTGGAACGCGGCGAGGTGACCCCCGAATACCGCGCCCTGATGCGTCACCTCTCTACACTGGCACGGACATGGTATGCCGAGGGCCGCGCCGGGATTCCCTGCCTGAACGGCCGCGCCCGGCTGGCGGTGGCCGCCGCCGCCCGCGCCTACGAGGGCATTCTGGATGACCTGGCCCGCGGCGACTTTGACAACTTTGGGCGGCGGGCGCACGTGAGCGGCACGCGCAAACTGCTGCTGCTGCCCCGGGCGTGGTGGGAACTGCGCGCCGCGCCTGCGCCGCTGTCTTAA
- a CDS encoding class I SAM-dependent methyltransferase, with protein sequence MNAMPGPPQHQENLNLTLAQRSNLWPPTARAYHAWRARSLRLLGAPGLTLAREAALLRALCRPGPGQQWLDAGTSSGFYAGVLARAGAEVLAADLSAPMLQEAQRRQRGLGIQWAQLNLEASGLPAHRFDGVTVGATLNETHDPARLLAELARLLRPGGQLWLMYLRRTAGPLQAALARPALGGLSFPDPAWVARALPGLRLTHGLNVGAVRFERHYKAVEGNPQELCKNA encoded by the coding sequence ATGAACGCAATGCCAGGCCCGCCCCAGCACCAAGAAAATCTGAACCTGACCCTGGCGCAGCGCTCCAACCTGTGGCCGCCCACCGCGCGCGCTTACCACGCCTGGCGCGCCCGGTCCCTGCGCCTGCTGGGCGCCCCGGGCCTGACCCTGGCGCGCGAGGCCGCCCTGCTGCGCGCCCTGTGCCGCCCGGGGCCGGGCCAGCAGTGGCTGGACGCCGGCACCAGCAGCGGCTTTTATGCCGGGGTGCTGGCCCGCGCGGGCGCCGAGGTGCTGGCCGCTGACCTGAGCGCGCCCATGCTGCAAGAGGCGCAGCGGCGACAACGCGGGCTGGGCATCCAGTGGGCGCAGCTGAACCTGGAAGCCAGCGGCCTGCCTGCCCACCGCTTTGACGGCGTGACCGTGGGCGCCACCCTCAACGAGACCCACGACCCCGCCCGGCTGCTGGCCGAACTGGCGCGGCTGCTGCGCCCCGGCGGGCAGCTGTGGCTGATGTACCTGCGCCGCACGGCCGGGCCCCTGCAAGCGGCCCTGGCCCGGCCCGCCCTGGGCGGCCTGAGCTTTCCCGACCCCGCCTGGGTGGCCCGCGCGCTGCCGGGCCTGCGCCTGACCCACGGCCTGAACGTGGGGGCTGTGCGCTTTGAGCGCCACTACAAAGCCGTGGAGGGCAATCCGCAAGAACTCTGTAAGAATGCGTGA
- a CDS encoding phage holin family protein, whose translation MEERKSLGGALVEVFDAGVTLVKAELSAVARKAAQVAKAKGIGAVLLLASTGPLIMGLVFIILAVFYGLMRLGLGAWAAALLIALLSFAVTGALVMMGLKKLSAEVPGDEPRFRREHMDDTDHGEHSAEHSGPRPTGPQGSGLHTARPTGDARMGVPASRDNAERDAYNPNGPRVELRRDPTEYAAGETRVMGEGGGVATVRVEHGTVTVPVYESKPGGEPQHYSSGLNKKIDGSEVGKPGHGHGHHHDPNLQEPVVLKDAPGIPVSTEPTFRGDMKRGER comes from the coding sequence ATGGAAGAACGCAAGAGTCTGGGTGGCGCGCTGGTGGAGGTTTTTGACGCCGGCGTGACCCTCGTAAAGGCGGAATTGAGCGCCGTGGCGCGCAAGGCCGCTCAGGTGGCCAAGGCCAAGGGGATCGGCGCGGTGCTGCTGCTGGCCTCGACTGGGCCGCTCATCATGGGGCTGGTCTTTATCATCCTGGCCGTGTTTTACGGCCTGATGCGCCTGGGGCTGGGGGCGTGGGCCGCCGCGCTGCTGATCGCCCTGCTGAGCTTTGCCGTGACCGGCGCGCTGGTCATGATGGGCCTGAAGAAGCTGAGCGCCGAGGTGCCGGGCGACGAGCCCCGTTTCCGGAGGGAGCACATGGACGATACCGACCACGGCGAGCACAGCGCTGAGCACAGTGGGCCCCGCCCCACGGGCCCCCAGGGCAGTGGGCTGCATACTGCGCGCCCCACGGGTGACGCGCGTATGGGCGTGCCGGCCAGCCGCGACAACGCCGAGCGCGACGCCTACAACCCCAACGGTCCCCGCGTAGAGCTGCGCCGCGACCCCACCGAGTACGCGGCGGGCGAAACCCGCGTGATGGGCGAGGGGGGCGGCGTGGCCACCGTGCGGGTGGAGCACGGCACGGTGACGGTGCCGGTGTACGAAAGCAAGCCCGGCGGCGAGCCGCAGCACTACAGCAGCGGCCTGAACAAGAAGATTGACGGCAGCGAAGTGGGCAAGCCCGGCCACGGGCACGGCCACCACCACGACCCCAACCTGCAAGAGCCTGTGGTGCTCAAAGACGCCCCTGGCATCCCGGTGAGCACCGAGCCCACCTTCCGGGGCGACATGAAGCGGGGTGAGCGGTAA
- a CDS encoding Fur family transcriptional regulator: MTAARSTRQRDVIARVLHDAEGPLAVAEVLARARSDLPALGVATVYRTLKLLTEQGRIHPVTLDGETRYEPSGKGHHHHFSCTACGRVFTLHTCPVSLPRGTVYPGGFVVESHEVTLYGRCPTCAQTGAPAR; this comes from the coding sequence ATGACCGCCGCGCGCAGCACCCGGCAGCGTGACGTTATCGCCCGCGTTCTGCACGACGCCGAGGGCCCGCTGGCCGTCGCCGAGGTCTTGGCACGCGCCCGCAGCGACCTGCCCGCCCTGGGTGTGGCCACCGTCTACCGCACCCTGAAGCTGCTCACCGAGCAGGGCCGCATTCATCCCGTCACGCTGGACGGCGAAACCCGCTACGAGCCCAGCGGCAAAGGCCACCACCACCATTTCAGCTGCACCGCCTGCGGGCGGGTGTTTACCCTGCACACCTGCCCCGTGAGCCTGCCCCGGGGCACGGTGTACCCGGGCGGCTTCGTGGTGGAGTCCCATGAAGTGACCCTGTATGGCCGTTGTCCCACCTGTGCACAGACCGGTGCACCTGCCCGCTAA